A single Candidatus Methylomirabilis sp. DNA region contains:
- a CDS encoding putative glycoside hydrolase translates to MPWNSRRSARRPRRNAPRWRLCLEPGLVLTLLLTLQVAGLLAVRPGLHPPLALEPPPAAARLAEAAPAVSTRADLAAARTGEQSERFRDPRRPSPALGGPGAARGASPPILAQVAFPERPPWYRVARPHPIAAPGAPRLRGVVEDAETGQPLTGARILSEGQVLAVAEEGRFQLPFARDGGMVRVKALNHRAAEVLVPAGEDREVTVRLEPFTPRGVYLTFYGIGDRAIRARTLELLERTPLNTLIIDVKGDRGFISYKSQVPLAQAIGATRITTFRDVDVLLPTLRAQGIYTIARIVTFKDPVLAAAHPEWAVRDERTGEPWLDNEGLAWVDPFRPEVWAYVTAVAREAAEKGFDEIQFDYVRFPTDGRIEHALYSQPPELTERLAAINGFLAEAAAAVKPLGAFVAADVFGYTLWRTDDTGIGQRIEDMARHVDVLSPMVYPSSYHLGIPGYRYSVAYPYEIVYRSLARGRQRLRGHPVRIRPWLQDFRDYAFDRRRYTRDDVLAQTRASEEAVGVDGWMLWNPRSRYTADALVARRSENGAVPAAEAVEAAPETETETAHIVPAAAAAHGAPTPEVVEATALTEAAEPAPPDGVLP, encoded by the coding sequence GTGCCCTGGAACTCCCGGCGTTCCGCCCGTCGGCCTCGCCGCAACGCTCCCCGCTGGCGCCTGTGCCTTGAGCCCGGCCTCGTCCTCACGCTGCTCCTGACGCTCCAGGTCGCGGGTCTCCTGGCGGTGCGTCCCGGCCTGCATCCCCCGCTCGCCCTGGAGCCCCCGCCGGCGGCGGCCCGTCTCGCGGAGGCTGCGCCGGCAGTGTCCACCCGCGCCGACCTCGCGGCCGCACGGACGGGGGAACAGAGCGAGCGTTTCCGCGACCCCCGGAGGCCCTCCCCCGCCCTCGGCGGGCCGGGAGCGGCGCGGGGGGCGTCCCCGCCGATCCTCGCGCAGGTGGCTTTCCCGGAGCGGCCGCCCTGGTACCGGGTGGCCCGCCCGCACCCGATCGCGGCCCCGGGCGCCCCGCGCCTCCGCGGGGTGGTCGAGGACGCGGAGACCGGCCAGCCCCTCACCGGGGCCCGCATCCTCTCCGAGGGACAGGTCCTGGCCGTCGCCGAGGAGGGCCGCTTCCAGCTCCCCTTCGCGCGCGATGGGGGAATGGTCCGCGTGAAGGCCCTGAACCACCGGGCGGCGGAGGTCCTGGTCCCCGCCGGAGAGGACCGGGAGGTGACCGTCCGCCTGGAGCCCTTCACCCCCCGGGGCGTGTACCTCACCTTCTACGGCATCGGGGACCGGGCGATCCGGGCCCGGACCCTGGAGCTTCTGGAGCGGACCCCGCTCAACACCCTCATCATCGACGTGAAGGGCGACCGGGGATTCATCTCCTACAAGAGCCAGGTTCCGCTGGCGCAGGCGATCGGGGCGACCCGGATCACCACCTTCCGCGACGTGGACGTCCTGCTGCCGACCCTCCGGGCGCAGGGGATCTACACCATCGCCCGCATCGTGACCTTCAAGGACCCGGTCCTGGCCGCGGCCCACCCCGAGTGGGCCGTCCGGGACGAGCGGACCGGGGAACCCTGGCTCGACAACGAGGGGCTCGCCTGGGTGGACCCGTTCCGGCCCGAGGTCTGGGCCTACGTCACCGCGGTTGCGCGGGAGGCGGCCGAGAAGGGGTTCGACGAGATCCAGTTCGACTACGTCCGCTTCCCCACGGACGGCCGGATCGAGCACGCGCTGTACTCCCAGCCGCCCGAGCTCACGGAGCGCCTTGCGGCGATCAATGGCTTCCTCGCGGAGGCGGCCGCGGCCGTGAAGCCCCTCGGCGCCTTCGTGGCCGCCGATGTCTTCGGCTACACCCTCTGGCGCACCGACGACACCGGCATCGGCCAGCGGATCGAGGACATGGCCCGCCACGTGGACGTCCTCTCGCCGATGGTCTATCCCTCCTCCTACCACCTGGGGATCCCGGGGTACCGCTACTCGGTCGCCTACCCCTACGAGATCGTCTACCGGAGCCTCGCGCGGGGCCGCCAGCGCCTCCGGGGGCACCCGGTCCGGATCCGTCCCTGGCTGCAGGACTTCCGCGACTACGCCTTTGACCGCCGCCGGTACACCCGCGACGACGTCCTCGCCCAGACCCGGGCCTCCGAAGAGGCGGTCGGCGTGGACGGCTGGATGCTCTGGAACCCGCGCTCCCGGTACACGGCGGACGCCCTGGTGGCCCGGCGGAGCGAGAACGGGGCCGTGCCGGCGGCGGAGGCCGTCGAGGCTGCGCCGGAGACGGAGACGGAAACCGCCCACATCGTGCCGGCGGCCGCGGCGGCCCATGGTGCGCCTACGCCGGAGGTCGTCGAGGCCACTGCCCTGACAGAGGCGGCCGAGCCCGCGCCCCCCGACGGGGTTCTCCCATAG
- a CDS encoding ABC transporter permease: MRSRPLLLGTSLLVALLAGLALFAPLLAPAPATQQVLREGLEGPSLAHPFGQDRLGRDVLSRVLFGGRVSFTVALLAVGISLTVGVLIGAAAGLWGGWVDEIAMRAVDILQAFPGILLAIALAAILGPSLTNVILALSAIGWVGYARLARGQVLVVREAEFVEAATALGSGRGRLLFRHLLPSIQGPVIVEATFGLAGAVVAEASLSFLGLGAQPPTPSWGAMLNEGRQYLLVAPHLTLFPGLCVSATVLAFNFLGDGLRDLLDVRRR; this comes from the coding sequence ATGCGTAGCCGTCCCCTCCTCCTCGGCACCTCGCTGCTGGTGGCGCTCCTGGCCGGCCTGGCCCTCTTCGCGCCGCTCCTGGCCCCAGCGCCGGCGACCCAGCAGGTCCTGCGGGAGGGCCTTGAGGGCCCGAGCCTTGCCCACCCCTTCGGCCAGGACCGGCTCGGGCGGGATGTCCTGAGCCGGGTCCTGTTCGGGGGACGGGTCTCTTTCACGGTGGCGCTGCTGGCGGTGGGGATCTCGCTCACCGTCGGCGTTCTCATTGGGGCGGCGGCCGGGCTCTGGGGCGGCTGGGTCGACGAGATCGCCATGCGGGCCGTGGACATCCTTCAGGCCTTCCCCGGCATCCTCCTCGCCATCGCCCTCGCCGCCATCCTGGGGCCGAGCCTCACGAACGTCATCCTGGCCCTCTCCGCCATCGGCTGGGTCGGCTACGCCCGGCTCGCCCGGGGGCAGGTCCTGGTGGTGCGGGAGGCCGAGTTCGTGGAGGCCGCCACGGCGCTCGGGTCCGGACGGGGCCGCCTCCTCTTCCGCCACCTGCTCCCGAGCATCCAGGGCCCCGTCATCGTGGAGGCCACCTTCGGCCTGGCCGGGGCCGTCGTCGCCGAGGCCTCCCTCTCCTTCCTCGGGTTGGGGGCGCAGCCCCCCACCCCCTCCTGGGGGGCGATGCTGAACGAGGGGCGGCAGTACCTGCTGGTCGCGCCGCACCTCACGCTGTTCCCCGGCCTCTGCGTCTCGGCCACGGTCCTGGCCTTCAACTTCCTGGGGGACGGCCTCCGGGACCTCCTGGATGTGCGGCGGCGATGA
- the nagZ gene encoding beta-N-acetylhexosaminidase — protein MSTGTTSVGDLFLLGFEGTAPDAALREWFEALRPGGVVLFGRNILAPEQVAELTAALQRWRGERPLLVAVDQEGGRVSRFGPPFTVLPGNGALGRAGDVALAERVGRVLGTELGAVGVTLNLAPVLDLRVGPGNPVLGERCLGEDSASVAALGAALVRGMQGAGVGATAKHFPGHGGTAVDSHEALPVVPAEAAWLTGTACAPFRAAVAAEVAGIMTAHVCYPALDPDLPATFSPRILGLLRRDLGFGGVVMSDDLGMGAIARTWPVEEAAVLALQAGADAILIAADASAQARARAGVEAAVAAGRLPAARLAEAAARLAALRRKVGLPRPLPPGPLRAVLGCGPHQATASALARWAV, from the coding sequence ATGAGCACGGGGACGACGTCGGTCGGTGACCTCTTCCTCCTGGGATTCGAGGGGACAGCGCCGGACGCGGCCCTCCGGGAGTGGTTCGAGGCGCTCCGCCCGGGGGGCGTGGTCCTCTTCGGGCGCAACATCCTCGCCCCGGAGCAGGTGGCGGAACTCACCGCGGCGCTGCAGCGGTGGCGGGGAGAGCGCCCGCTCCTGGTGGCGGTGGACCAGGAGGGGGGGCGCGTCAGCCGCTTCGGGCCCCCGTTCACGGTCCTTCCGGGGAACGGCGCCCTGGGGCGGGCGGGGGACGTGGCGCTGGCGGAACGGGTGGGCCGCGTCCTGGGCACGGAGCTCGGTGCCGTCGGGGTCACCCTGAACCTGGCGCCCGTCCTGGACCTCCGGGTGGGCCCCGGGAACCCGGTCCTGGGGGAGCGGTGCCTGGGGGAGGATTCGGCATCGGTGGCGGCCCTGGGGGCCGCCTTGGTCCGCGGGATGCAGGGGGCGGGGGTGGGGGCGACGGCCAAGCACTTCCCCGGGCACGGCGGGACAGCCGTGGACTCCCACGAGGCCCTCCCCGTGGTCCCGGCGGAAGCCGCGTGGCTCACGGGAACGGCCTGTGCCCCGTTCCGGGCGGCGGTGGCGGCGGAGGTCGCGGGCATCATGACGGCGCACGTCTGCTATCCCGCCCTGGACCCGGACCTCCCGGCCACCTTCTCCCCCCGGATCCTGGGCCTCCTCCGCCGGGACCTCGGCTTTGGCGGGGTGGTCATGTCCGATGACCTGGGCATGGGCGCCATCGCCCGGACCTGGCCCGTGGAGGAGGCCGCCGTGCTGGCCCTGCAGGCGGGCGCCGACGCGATCCTCATCGCCGCCGATGCCTCCGCCCAGGCCCGCGCGCGCGCCGGGGTCGAGGCGGCCGTTGCCGCCGGCCGCCTCCCGGCCGCGCGCCTGGCCGAGGCGGCGGCCCGCCTCGCGGCCCTCCGCCGGAAGGTCGGCCTCCCGCGCCCCCTCCCGCCAGGACCCCTGCGGGCCGTCCTCGGGTGCGGTCCCCACCAGGCCACCGCCTCCGCGCTCGCCCGCTGGGCGGTGTAG
- a CDS encoding ABC transporter permease, giving the protein MRRFLLRRLLLLLPILWGVATLVFLLIHLIPGDPVEIMLGETALPAAKAALRSRLRLDLPLLTQYGVFLSGLARGDLGASFVTQEPVAGMILRTLRATVELAAAALAVALSLALPLGTVAAVFAGRPADRLSMGAALLGLSVPNFVLGPLLILAFAIGTGTFPVSGRGGAASVVLPALTLGLALAALLSRMTRASLAEVLTREFVTAARARGLPERRVILRHALRNAAIPILTVLGLQAGALLSGAIITETIFSWPGLGRLTLYAIQTRDFPLVQGCVMTIAAIYVLVHLTTDCLYAWVDPRIRYDA; this is encoded by the coding sequence ATGAGACGGTTCCTCCTGCGCCGGCTCCTACTCCTCCTCCCCATCCTGTGGGGCGTCGCCACCCTCGTCTTCCTGCTCATCCACCTGATCCCCGGCGACCCGGTGGAGATCATGCTGGGGGAGACGGCCCTGCCGGCGGCCAAGGCGGCCCTGCGCTCCCGGCTGCGCCTGGACCTGCCGCTGCTCACCCAGTACGGCGTCTTCCTTTCGGGACTGGCCCGCGGGGACCTGGGGGCCTCCTTCGTGACCCAGGAGCCCGTGGCGGGGATGATCCTGCGGACCCTCCGCGCGACGGTCGAGCTCGCCGCCGCGGCCCTGGCCGTCGCCCTCTCCCTGGCCCTGCCCCTCGGGACCGTCGCCGCCGTCTTCGCCGGCCGCCCGGCCGACCGGCTGTCCATGGGGGCGGCCCTCCTCGGCCTCTCCGTCCCGAACTTCGTCCTGGGTCCGCTCCTCATCCTCGCCTTCGCCATCGGCACCGGCACCTTCCCGGTCTCGGGCCGCGGGGGGGCGGCATCCGTGGTGCTGCCGGCCCTCACCCTGGGGCTGGCCCTGGCCGCGCTCCTCTCCCGGATGACGCGGGCCAGCCTCGCGGAGGTCCTGACCCGGGAGTTCGTCACGGCGGCGCGGGCCCGGGGGCTCCCGGAGCGCCGCGTGATCCTGCGCCATGCGCTCCGCAACGCCGCCATCCCGATCCTCACCGTCCTGGGGCTGCAGGCGGGGGCGCTCCTCTCCGGCGCCATCATCACCGAGACCATCTTCTCGTGGCCCGGGCTCGGCCGGCTGACCCTGTACGCCATCCAGACACGGGACTTCCCCCTGGTGCAGGGCTGCGTGATGACCATCGCGGCGATCTACGTCCTGGTCCACCTGACGACCGATTGCCTCTACGCGTGGGTCGACCCCCGGATCCGCTACGATGCGTAG
- a CDS encoding polysaccharide deacetylase family protein produces MSRRGLLLAAAGGLCLLAGAGAASRLALAPPATAAPPPLAVLPARPPNEVGQILILEYHRIGPAEDRWTRSVENFRADLSRLYEEGYRPVRLGDLLDGRIDLPAGLSPVVLTFDDSSPGQFRYLEQDGDVQIDPDSAVGILLDFHRGHPDFAARATFYVLPAAAQPHRLFGQPAHERQKLRHLVELGFEIGNHTLWHANLGRADAATIRYQLASALRVIQEAVPGYRVRTLALPFGAYPSDLAAAVAGEAHGIAYRHEAILMVAGGPAPSPFAAAFDPLHLPRIQATSAELTRWLDHFARQPGERFVSDGDPAAVTVPRSRAHLLRTPLPGQTVARLGSGS; encoded by the coding sequence GTGAGCCGGCGCGGCCTCCTCCTCGCCGCCGCGGGGGGCCTCTGTCTGCTCGCGGGCGCGGGGGCCGCCTCCCGCCTCGCCCTGGCGCCCCCCGCAACGGCCGCCCCCCCGCCCCTCGCGGTCCTCCCCGCCCGGCCGCCGAACGAGGTGGGGCAGATCCTGATCCTGGAGTACCACCGGATCGGCCCGGCCGAGGACCGATGGACGCGGAGCGTGGAGAACTTCCGCGCCGACCTCTCCCGTCTCTACGAGGAGGGCTACCGGCCCGTCCGGCTCGGGGACCTCCTCGACGGCCGGATCGACCTGCCCGCAGGCCTCAGCCCCGTCGTCCTCACCTTCGATGACTCCTCGCCCGGCCAGTTCCGGTACCTGGAGCAGGACGGGGACGTCCAGATTGACCCGGACTCGGCCGTCGGCATTCTCCTGGACTTTCACCGGGGTCACCCCGACTTCGCGGCCCGGGCCACCTTCTACGTGCTGCCGGCCGCCGCACAGCCGCACCGGCTCTTCGGCCAGCCGGCCCACGAGCGGCAGAAGCTCCGCCACCTGGTGGAGCTGGGATTCGAGATCGGCAACCACACCCTCTGGCACGCCAACCTGGGCCGGGCCGACGCGGCCACGATCCGCTACCAGCTCGCCTCGGCCCTGCGGGTCATCCAGGAGGCGGTCCCGGGGTACCGCGTCCGGACGTTGGCCCTCCCCTTCGGCGCCTACCCCTCCGACCTGGCCGCCGCCGTTGCGGGAGAGGCCCACGGAATCGCCTACCGCCACGAGGCGATCCTGATGGTCGCGGGGGGACCTGCGCCCTCGCCCTTCGCCGCCGCCTTCGACCCGCTCCACCTCCCCCGGATCCAGGCCACGTCCGCGGAGCTCACGCGCTGGCTCGACCACTTCGCCCGCCAACCGGGTGAGCGCTTCGTGAGCGACGGCGATCCGGCCGCCGTCACCGTCCCCCGGTCCCGCGCGCATCTCCTCCGCACTCCGCTGCCCGGCCAGACCGTGGCGCGCCTCGGTTCCGGATCCTAA
- a CDS encoding ABC transporter substrate-binding protein — translation MALESAPATLDPRLATDAVSVHLSGLLFNGLTRLDPQAEPVPDLAARWEVTGGKAYRFTLRRGVRFHDGRELTAEDVAYTLRSVQDPALGSPLRGALEPVESIRVLDRHTLRLDLRGPYAPLLAALAVGVVPRPAEGGGATGAVPVGTGPYRLARLVPREQVELTAFPDHFAGPPRIASLRFRVIPDATTRLLELRKGTVDLLPGGLPPELLPAVRSLPHVQVLTGPSSNTTYLAFNLRDPILRDRRVRAAIASALDRDGLVAHLMRGLAEPATGLLPSRHWAYRGDVQQVPHDPARAKAMLDAAGYPAGPDGVRFPLTFKATTAELSRALGEVVQEQLREVGIRVRIVSHEWGTFFADIRSGNFQVTALTWVGIADPDYLHYIFHSASVPPHGANRGAYANPEVDRLLEAARGTADREARRALYGRVQQILAEDLPYVFLWHEVRFAALKADLRGFRLLPAGDFSALREVHWAR, via the coding sequence GTGGCGCTGGAAAGCGCGCCCGCCACCCTCGACCCGCGGCTGGCGACCGATGCCGTTTCGGTGCACCTGAGCGGTCTCCTGTTCAACGGCCTGACCCGGCTCGACCCGCAGGCCGAGCCGGTGCCGGACCTGGCGGCGCGCTGGGAGGTCACGGGGGGGAAAGCCTACCGGTTCACCCTCCGCCGCGGCGTGCGGTTCCACGACGGGCGGGAGCTCACCGCGGAGGACGTGGCCTACACCCTCCGGAGCGTCCAGGATCCGGCCCTCGGCTCCCCGCTCCGGGGCGCGCTCGAGCCGGTGGAGAGCATCCGGGTTCTGGACCGCCATACCCTCCGCCTGGATCTCCGGGGGCCGTACGCGCCGCTCCTCGCCGCGCTCGCCGTCGGCGTCGTCCCGCGCCCCGCGGAAGGTGGGGGGGCGACCGGGGCCGTTCCGGTCGGCACCGGGCCCTATCGTCTCGCCCGCCTCGTTCCCCGGGAGCAGGTGGAGCTCACCGCATTCCCCGACCACTTCGCCGGCCCCCCGCGCATCGCCTCCCTCCGGTTCCGGGTGATCCCGGACGCGACGACGCGCCTGCTCGAGCTGCGCAAGGGGACCGTGGACCTTCTGCCGGGGGGCCTGCCGCCGGAGCTCCTCCCGGCGGTCCGGAGCCTGCCCCACGTCCAGGTCCTCACCGGGCCCTCCAGCAACACGACCTATCTCGCCTTCAACCTGCGGGACCCGATCCTCCGGGACCGCCGGGTCCGGGCCGCCATCGCCTCGGCGCTGGACCGCGACGGTCTGGTCGCCCACCTGATGCGCGGGCTGGCCGAGCCGGCCACCGGGCTCCTGCCGTCCCGCCACTGGGCATACCGGGGCGACGTGCAGCAGGTCCCGCACGACCCCGCCCGGGCGAAGGCGATGCTGGACGCGGCGGGCTACCCCGCCGGGCCGGACGGCGTCCGGTTCCCCCTCACGTTCAAGGCGACGACCGCCGAGCTGAGTCGGGCGCTGGGCGAGGTCGTCCAGGAGCAGCTCCGAGAGGTGGGCATCCGGGTCCGGATCGTCAGCCACGAATGGGGGACCTTCTTCGCCGACATCCGCTCCGGGAACTTCCAGGTGACCGCCCTGACCTGGGTCGGGATCGCCGACCCGGACTACCTCCACTACATCTTCCATTCGGCGAGCGTCCCCCCGCACGGCGCGAACCGGGGCGCCTACGCGAACCCGGAGGTGGACCGGCTGCTCGAGGCGGCGCGGGGGACGGCGGACCGGGAGGCGCGGCGGGCCCTCTACGGCCGGGTCCAGCAGATCCTGGCCGAGGACCTCCCCTACGTCTTCCTCTGGCACGAGGTGCGCTTCGCGGCCCTCAAGGCCGACCTCCGCGGCTTCCGTCTCCTCCCTGCCGGTGACTTCAGCGCCCTCCGGGAGGTGCACTGGGCGCGATGA
- a CDS encoding exo-beta-N-acetylmuramidase NamZ domain-containing protein: MPWPSCSRPCALAAPALLALGALLLPSPGSAAPPRSLTLAEPAAAGMSAMRLQEIEDLLQEAVGERRLPGAVVLVARQGHVVFWRAVGDRALLPERRPMNLTTIFDVASLTKVVVTVPLVLQLVEEGRVRLGDPLQRHLPEFRGHPAGRATLEQLLVHTSGLPPGLPREDASKGLAAVLQAIRRERPLHPPGARYLYGDLNYILLGALLERVTGRPLPVLAQERIFARLGMRDSAFNPPEAWRDRIAPTQMVDGLVRHGVVHDPLAFRMGGAAGHAGLFSTAEDLARFAQAMLNGGAYGGGRILQPRTVARMVSPLPLPGARGRRTLGWDVDSPAAVRGIHTSPGSFGHTGFTGTALWIDQPTETVVVFLSNRVHPDGTGDLTGLRGAVTSAAGRALLDGPDPEPGEATVAVRPGVEVLESLAWVPLMGQRVGLVTNQTGQDREGHRTADLLRDGGVRLRALFSPEHGLGGTAEGPIPAATDAASGLPVYSLYGSTLRPMPPMLRGLDLLLFDLQDVGTRFYTYITTLGYVLEAAALEGLPVVVLDRPNPITGRIVEGPVLDPDLTSFTGYHPLPIRHGMTVGELARLFNGERGTGAELTVIPVRGWKREQWFDQTGLPWVNPSPNIRSLAAATLYPAVGLLESANVSVGRGTELPFEVLGAPWINGEALAAALVALQLPGVRFDPTRFTPRASVYAGEACQGVRLLLTDRESFRAVRTGLEIGAALHRLYPGTFELEKVQQLLGNRTAMEWLRRGDGRAAAEAEPEALEAFLRVRERYLLY, encoded by the coding sequence CGGCCCTGCTGGCGCTGGGCGCGCTCCTCCTCCCCTCTCCCGGATCCGCCGCCCCGCCCCGCTCCCTCACGCTGGCCGAGCCGGCGGCCGCCGGCATGTCGGCGATGCGCCTGCAGGAGATCGAGGACCTCCTCCAGGAGGCGGTCGGCGAGCGGCGCCTCCCCGGAGCGGTCGTCCTCGTGGCGCGGCAGGGGCACGTGGTCTTCTGGCGCGCGGTGGGGGATCGGGCGCTCCTGCCCGAGCGCCGTCCGATGAACCTCACCACCATCTTCGACGTCGCCTCCCTCACCAAGGTCGTGGTGACGGTCCCCCTCGTTCTCCAGCTCGTGGAGGAGGGCCGGGTCCGCCTCGGGGACCCCCTGCAGCGGCACCTGCCGGAGTTTCGAGGGCACCCGGCCGGCCGGGCGACGCTGGAGCAGCTCCTCGTGCACACCTCGGGTCTCCCCCCCGGCCTGCCCCGGGAAGACGCCTCGAAGGGGCTGGCCGCCGTCCTCCAGGCGATCCGGCGGGAGCGGCCGCTTCACCCCCCGGGCGCCCGCTACCTCTACGGCGATTTGAACTACATCCTCCTGGGGGCGCTCCTGGAGCGGGTCACGGGGCGGCCCCTCCCGGTCCTGGCGCAGGAGCGGATCTTCGCGCGCCTGGGGATGCGCGACAGTGCCTTCAACCCGCCGGAAGCCTGGCGGGACCGCATCGCCCCGACGCAGATGGTGGATGGGCTCGTGCGCCACGGGGTCGTCCACGACCCGCTGGCCTTCCGGATGGGGGGCGCGGCGGGCCACGCCGGCCTCTTCTCGACGGCCGAGGACCTGGCCCGCTTCGCCCAGGCGATGCTGAACGGCGGCGCCTACGGGGGCGGGCGGATCCTTCAGCCCCGGACGGTGGCCCGCATGGTGAGCCCGCTTCCCCTCCCGGGCGCCCGCGGCCGGCGGACGCTGGGCTGGGACGTGGACTCTCCCGCCGCCGTCCGGGGGATCCACACCTCCCCCGGCTCCTTCGGTCACACCGGATTCACGGGGACCGCCCTCTGGATCGACCAGCCCACCGAGACCGTCGTGGTCTTCCTCAGCAACCGCGTCCATCCGGATGGCACCGGCGACCTCACCGGGCTCCGGGGAGCCGTGACGTCGGCGGCGGGGCGGGCCCTCCTGGACGGCCCCGATCCGGAGCCGGGGGAGGCGACGGTCGCCGTCCGGCCGGGGGTGGAGGTTCTGGAGAGCCTGGCCTGGGTCCCCCTCATGGGCCAGAGGGTCGGGCTGGTCACCAACCAGACGGGGCAGGACCGGGAGGGGCACCGGACGGCGGACTTGCTGCGGGACGGAGGGGTCCGGCTGCGGGCCCTCTTCAGTCCGGAGCACGGCCTGGGCGGGACCGCGGAGGGTCCGATCCCGGCGGCCACCGACGCCGCCTCCGGGCTGCCGGTGTACAGCCTCTACGGATCCACGCTGCGCCCCATGCCCCCGATGCTCCGGGGCCTCGACCTCCTCCTCTTCGACCTGCAGGACGTGGGGACCCGCTTCTACACCTACATCACCACCCTGGGGTACGTCCTGGAGGCGGCCGCCCTGGAGGGTCTGCCGGTCGTGGTCCTGGACCGCCCGAATCCCATCACCGGGCGCATCGTGGAAGGACCGGTCCTGGACCCCGACCTGACCTCCTTCACCGGTTACCACCCCCTCCCCATCCGCCACGGGATGACCGTGGGGGAGCTGGCCCGTCTCTTCAACGGCGAGCGGGGGACGGGAGCGGAGCTGACGGTCATTCCGGTCCGGGGATGGAAGCGGGAGCAGTGGTTCGACCAGACCGGACTCCCCTGGGTGAACCCCTCCCCCAACATCCGGAGCCTCGCGGCGGCCACCCTGTACCCGGCGGTGGGCCTGCTGGAGTCGGCCAACGTCTCCGTGGGTCGGGGGACCGAGCTCCCCTTCGAGGTTCTGGGGGCTCCCTGGATCAACGGGGAGGCGCTGGCCGCCGCTCTCGTTGCCCTGCAGCTCCCCGGCGTCCGGTTCGACCCCACGCGCTTCACCCCCCGGGCGTCCGTCTACGCGGGGGAGGCCTGCCAGGGGGTGCGGCTCCTCCTCACGGACCGGGAGAGCTTCCGGGCCGTCCGCACCGGCCTCGAGATCGGCGCCGCCCTGCACCGGCTCTACCCCGGGACCTTCGAGCTGGAGAAGGTGCAGCAGCTCCTCGGGAACCGGACGGCGATGGAGTGGCTCCGGCGGGGAGACGGGCGGGCGGCGGCGGAGGCGGAGCCGGAGGCGCTGGAGGCCTTCCTCCGGGTGCGGGAGCGGTACCTGCTCTACTAA